TACCTGGAAGCGCCAGGATTGCCGGGCCAAATGGCGGTGATCGGTGACTTGCGGGAAAACAGAATATTGAAATAACCGGGAATGGCCCGGATGGTGGGCTGGAGACTGCCGTCGGGATTGAGCACTTTGGGGCCGGCCAGGCCGGCTTTTGGATTTGACTCCATGAAGTTAAACTGGTATTTGAGGCAGTCCGGATCAATCATCGTATCCGGATTTAGCAACACCGGATACTTTCCCGAAGCCTGGGAAAGTCCCTGATTGCAGGCGGCGGCAAACCCCAGGTTTTGGGAATTGCCTATCAGCTTGGCTTCGGGATATTTTCGGGCCAGCATGGCCTGGCTTCCGTCGGTTGAAGCGTTGTCAACTACTATCACTTCGCAGCGGATGCCCCCGGCCGTCTTAATAGAGTCCAGACACCGGGAAAGCAGTTCACCCACGTTGCGATTGACTATGATCAGGCTGATGTCGATTTTAGCATTCATCTGCGGTTTTTCAGTTTATTTGGCTAAAAAACAGAGACGAAATATTTTCGTCTCTGTTTTTGGATTTACAGACGATCTCCCCTTTATAACTGTCCGGTCAGCCTCAGCCACTGCAGCCGCCAGACCATCCACACCGCCTCGTAGACGATCTTCTTTGACATCTTTGACTGCCCCACCTTGCGCTCTTCAAAAATGATGGGAACCTCGGTTACTTTAAAACCTTTGTAATAGGCATTGAAATGCATCTCTATCTGAAAGGCGTAGCCGTTGGACTTGATCCGGTCCAGGTTGACGGCCTCCAGCACTTTTCGCCGGTAGCATTTGAAGCCGCTGGTCAGGTCCCGCACCGGCACCCCGGTCACCACCCTGGCGTAGATGTTGGCAAAATACGACAGCAGCAGCCTTTTCAGGGGCCAGTTGACCACGTTGACCCCGTCCAGATAGCGCGATCCGATCACCAGGTCAAAGTCCCTGATCTTTTCCAGGAACACCGCCAGCGTTTTGGGCGGGTGCGAAAAATCGGCGTCCATTTCGCAGATCAGGTCATAATCCTTGGAAAGCGCCCATTTGAATCCGGTGACATAGGCGGTGCCCAGTCCCATCTTGCCCGGCCGGTGGATGACGTGGACCTTCTGGTCCTTTTGGGCTATCTCGTCCAACAGTTTTCCGGTGCCGTCCGGTGAATTGTCGTCTATCACCAGCACTTCGAACACCGGATTCACCGACTGGATCTGGGAGATGATCTCGGCAATGTTGCCTTTTTCATTGTAGGTGGGTATTATCACCAGCGCCTTCATGGAATGACTCCTAGGGTTATGGTTTATTTTTTAATATCAATTTACTTGTGTCAGGTGAACAAGCCCGATTTTTTCTCGGCCTGAAGCTCCAGGTCCTCCAGCACCCTCTTCTGGTCCTCTATCTTCCTGGTCAATTCGTTCAGCTCCTTGCTGCGGGCCTGATATTCCGAGGCCTCGGACGATAACATCTTGAGCCGTTTTAAGAGCCCTGATTCCTCCTCTGATTTCTGGCTGACGGACTTTTGTCTTTCCTCCAGTTCCCGTTCCAGTCCTGCCTTCTTATTATCCCAGTTTTCCTGGAAGGAAAGGATCTCTTTCTGCTCATTTTTCAGGCGGATAAGC
The bacterium DNA segment above includes these coding regions:
- a CDS encoding glycosyltransferase family 2 protein, yielding MNAKIDISLIIVNRNVGELLSRCLDSIKTAGGIRCEVIVVDNASTDGSQAMLARKYPEAKLIGNSQNLGFAAACNQGLSQASGKYPVLLNPDTMIDPDCLKYQFNFMESNPKAGLAGPKVLNPDGSLQPTIRAIPGYFNILFSRKSPITAIWPGNPGASRYMLRGLPDDKPSQVPALAGVCLILRREMLGQAGLLDERYFMYLEDIDLCLTASKNGWRVFYVPQARLIHHWGKSSEQEKDRMEEEHRRSMYLFFEKHHKPNILQKLYLKTALKAHRILTK
- a CDS encoding polyprenol monophosphomannose synthase; translated protein: MKALVIIPTYNEKGNIAEIISQIQSVNPVFEVLVIDDNSPDGTGKLLDEIAQKDQKVHVIHRPGKMGLGTAYVTGFKWALSKDYDLICEMDADFSHPPKTLAVFLEKIRDFDLVIGSRYLDGVNVVNWPLKRLLLSYFANIYARVVTGVPVRDLTSGFKCYRRKVLEAVNLDRIKSNGYAFQIEMHFNAYYKGFKVTEVPIIFEERKVGQSKMSKKIVYEAVWMVWRLQWLRLTGQL